One Chryseobacterium wanjuense genomic region harbors:
- a CDS encoding fumarylacetoacetate hydrolase family protein, translating into MKLIKFGKPGQEKPGVIINEKRYDVSHLVKDYDENFFSGDAIENLKAEINTQNLPEISLDERLGSPLARPSKIICVGLNYKDHAAETNAPIPQEPILFFKATTAIVGPNDDLIIPKNSTKTDWEVELGIVIGKKASYISEENALEHVAGYVLHNDYSERAFQLERNGQWVKGKSCDTFAPIGPFIATPDEIEDVHNLRLWLKVNGQMLQNGNTSNLIFNIPFLISYISQFMTLLPGDVISTGTPAGVGLGQKPEPWYLKPGDVVELGIDGLGSSAQKVKAYDE; encoded by the coding sequence ATGAAATTAATAAAATTCGGAAAACCGGGACAAGAAAAACCGGGAGTGATTATTAACGAAAAAAGATACGATGTCTCCCATTTAGTGAAAGATTATGATGAAAACTTCTTTTCCGGGGATGCTATTGAAAATTTAAAAGCAGAAATAAACACACAGAATTTACCCGAAATTTCCCTTGACGAAAGATTAGGTTCACCTTTGGCAAGACCCTCCAAAATCATCTGTGTTGGATTGAATTATAAAGATCACGCTGCTGAAACCAACGCCCCGATTCCGCAGGAACCTATTTTGTTTTTTAAGGCTACGACTGCTATCGTGGGTCCTAATGATGATTTAATTATTCCTAAAAACAGTACAAAAACCGACTGGGAAGTTGAATTGGGCATCGTCATCGGAAAAAAAGCAAGCTATATTTCTGAGGAAAATGCGCTTGAACACGTTGCTGGTTATGTTTTGCACAACGATTATAGTGAAAGAGCCTTTCAGCTGGAAAGAAATGGACAGTGGGTAAAAGGAAAAAGCTGCGATACCTTCGCGCCGATTGGGCCTTTCATTGCGACGCCTGACGAAATTGAGGATGTTCACAACCTGCGTTTATGGCTTAAAGTGAATGGACAAATGCTGCAGAACGGAAATACTTCTAATCTGATCTTTAATATTCCTTTTCTGATAAGCTATATCAGTCAGTTTATGACTTTGCTACCGGGGGATGTGATCAGTACGGGAACGCCTGCGGGTGTCGGTTTAGGTCAAAAACCAGAGCCTTGGTATCTGAAACCGGGGGATGTGGTGGAATTGGGAATTGACGGTTTAGGAAGCAGCGCACAAAAAGTAAAAGCTTACGACGAATGA
- a CDS encoding L-rhamnose mutarotase, whose translation MKRYCLALDLIDDPELIAEYEKYHQNVWPEIKQSILDSGIMNMEIYRLQNRLFMIVEADEYFSFEAKNEADKNNPKVQEWEQLMWKFQQQLPHSKPGEKWQLMDKIFSL comes from the coding sequence ATGAAAAGATACTGTCTCGCCCTCGACTTGATCGATGACCCTGAATTGATCGCGGAATACGAAAAATATCACCAAAACGTTTGGCCTGAAATCAAGCAAAGTATCTTGGATTCCGGAATTATGAATATGGAGATTTATCGTCTTCAAAATCGTTTATTTATGATAGTGGAAGCCGATGAATATTTCTCTTTTGAAGCCAAAAATGAAGCTGATAAAAACAATCCGAAAGTTCAGGAATGGGAACAATTGATGTGGAAATTTCAACAACAGCTGCCCCACTCGAAACCGGGAGAAAAATGGCAATTGATGGATAAAATATTTTCATTATAA